Proteins from a genomic interval of bacterium:
- a CDS encoding class I SAM-dependent methyltransferase, which translates to MDHSLLKGLTVRLNALLTPARRNMNRWPAEKLREQLALAAALLDQGRAEIGQGLIARQADAAAELLTAHTEVEIDPLGGYALWSETYHDQADNPLTALEYDVFDRLVGEVAGLRVLDVGCGTGRHALRLAARGAHVTGADPCPQMLAVARDLSAGQGLDVTWLPVGDKALPPGETFDLAICNLVLCHIPDLESALAAMAACLKPGGRLVITDLHYFCLLIGWRTTFDHGDVHYAINNYLHPTGAYLAALRRAGLELEVIEDIPIEERLRGTGMDSLVDKWEGFPFGIAFAARKPEVAAREG; encoded by the coding sequence GTGGATCACTCGTTGCTCAAGGGCCTTACCGTCCGTCTGAATGCTCTCCTCACGCCGGCTCGGCGGAACATGAACCGCTGGCCGGCGGAGAAGCTGCGCGAGCAGTTGGCGCTGGCCGCGGCCCTGCTCGACCAGGGGCGCGCAGAGATCGGCCAGGGCCTCATCGCCCGCCAGGCCGACGCAGCGGCCGAACTGCTGACCGCCCATACCGAGGTCGAGATAGACCCACTCGGCGGCTATGCGCTCTGGTCCGAGACGTACCACGACCAGGCCGACAACCCCCTGACGGCTCTGGAGTACGACGTGTTCGACCGGCTGGTGGGCGAGGTGGCGGGCCTGCGGGTGCTGGATGTGGGCTGCGGGACCGGGCGCCACGCCCTGCGGCTGGCCGCCCGGGGTGCGCACGTCACGGGCGCTGACCCCTGCCCGCAGATGCTCGCCGTGGCCCGCGACCTGTCCGCCGGGCAGGGCCTGGACGTGACGTGGCTGCCCGTGGGCGATAAGGCGCTGCCGCCCGGCGAGACGTTCGACCTGGCCATCTGCAACCTCGTGCTCTGCCACATCCCCGATCTCGAGAGCGCCCTGGCGGCGATGGCGGCGTGCCTGAAACCCGGCGGGCGGCTGGTCATCACCGACCTGCACTACTTCTGCCTGCTCATCGGCTGGCGCACGACCTTCGATCACGGCGACGTACACTACGCCATCAACAACTATCTACACCCGACAGGCGCGTACCTGGCGGCCTTGCGGCGGGCGGGGCTGGAGCTGGAGGTCATCGAGGACATCCCCATCGAGGAGCGCCTGCGGGGTACGGGCATGGACAGCCTCGTGGACAAGTGGGAGGGCTTCCCGTTCGGCATCGCCTTCGCCGCGCGCAAGCCCGAGGTGGCTGCGAGGGAGGGTTAG
- a CDS encoding zinc-binding dehydrogenase, with protein sequence MPLELVATGLRQCAVREYEDREPGPGEVLVRTTLASEKHGTDLQFYRGETPFSGKRFDGEGGLFMPVEAPAGGGGGVRPLGNMAVGTVAGVGPEVDSLQVGDRVFGYLPIRESHTVPAGRVQRAPEGLSDEMLVCLDPAMVAFTGIREAKVTLGETVAVFGLGAIGLMTVQLAKLSGATFVVAVEPLPRRAALGRQYGADVVLDLAEDRDAGLQIRQATGMAGVDISLETSGNHTALHHAIRGTRYAGTIVPVAWYHGDAQGLCLGEEWHFNRHTMVSGARLESVPYRDYPRWDPDRVRDTIVGLFARGQLTVEGMLQPRVPIAQAADAYRLIDEQPGETVKLAVEFAGGEA encoded by the coding sequence ATGCCGCTGGAACTTGTCGCCACCGGCCTGCGCCAGTGCGCAGTGCGCGAGTACGAGGACCGCGAGCCCGGCCCGGGCGAGGTGCTCGTGCGCACGACACTGGCCAGCGAAAAGCACGGCACTGACCTGCAGTTCTACCGCGGGGAGACACCCTTCTCCGGCAAGCGCTTCGACGGCGAGGGTGGTCTGTTCATGCCCGTCGAGGCGCCGGCCGGCGGGGGCGGCGGGGTGCGCCCGCTGGGCAACATGGCGGTAGGAACCGTCGCGGGAGTGGGGCCCGAGGTGGACAGCCTACAGGTCGGCGACCGCGTCTTTGGCTACCTGCCCATCCGTGAGAGCCACACTGTTCCGGCGGGCCGCGTGCAGCGTGCCCCCGAGGGCCTGTCGGACGAGATGCTCGTCTGCCTCGACCCGGCCATGGTGGCCTTCACCGGCATCCGCGAGGCCAAGGTCACCTTGGGCGAAACGGTGGCCGTCTTCGGCCTGGGCGCGATCGGCCTGATGACCGTGCAACTCGCGAAGCTCTCGGGGGCCACGTTCGTCGTTGCCGTCGAGCCGCTGCCGCGCCGGGCGGCGCTTGGCCGCCAGTACGGCGCGGATGTGGTGCTCGACCTGGCCGAGGATCGCGACGCCGGGCTGCAGATCCGCCAGGCCACGGGCATGGCCGGCGTGGACATCTCGCTGGAGACCAGCGGTAACCATACGGCGCTGCACCACGCCATCCGTGGCACGCGCTACGCAGGCACGATCGTCCCGGTGGCGTGGTATCACGGCGACGCACAGGGCCTGTGCCTGGGTGAGGAGTGGCACTTCAACCGCCACACGATGGTCTCCGGGGCACGGCTGGAGAGTGTGCCGTACCGCGACTACCCGCGCTGGGACCCGGACCGCGTGCGGGACACAATCGTGGGGCTGTTCGCCCGCGGACAGCTTACCGTCGAGGGGATGCTGCAGCCCCGTGTGCCCATCGCCCAGGCGGCCGACGCCTACCGGCTCATTGACGAGCAGCCGGGCGAGACGGTGAAGCTGGCGGTCGAGTTCGCCGGGGGGGAGGCCTGA